The Thermosipho melanesiensis BI429 sequence AATAATTCTGGTATTTTGTAAAATGTTGCCATCTCTATTAATCTTTCGATATCCTCTTTTCTTTCTCTATAATCTTCAAATTTTTCTTCCATCTTTTTGTTGTAAAAGTTTATGTAAAAGAGTTTTATCCTTTCGCCTGGGTTTTGTATATCAATTGCTTCTTTTATTGTGTCTCTTAATATGTGGAAATCTTTGCTTTTTTCCTTTATCTCATTGAATGCGTCATATCCATGTTTTGATAGTTTTTCGGCATAATTTTCTGCCTTTATATTTCCAATTCCAGTTGCGAGTTTTAATATTCTTATCCAAGAGATTTTTTCTTCAAAATTTACCGTTGTCTTTAGAAATGCAAGACAATCCTTTACGTGCGCTGTTTCGGTAAAACGTAATCCAGAATAGAGTTTGAATGGGATGTTGTGTTTTGAAAGTGCTAATTGTAGTTCGAGGGAATGGGCATGTGCTCGATACAGGACAGCTATTTCATTTAAGGATATACCGTTGTGTTGGAAGTTTAGTATTTCATTTGCTACAAAGTCTGCTTCATCGTAGTGATCAAAGACTTGAACAAGAAATGGCTTTATTCCCGTTGTTCTTGTTGCTTTAAGTTTCTTTTTTATTGACTTTTTGGGGAGCATTTCATTTATAAAATTAACTATTTCTTGTGAGCTTCTATAGTTTGTTTGTATTTTAAACGTAGTAGCTTCTTTTTGAAAATCTATTACATTTTCAAAACGAGCTCCCCTAAAGGAATAAATACTTTGTGCATCATCTCCTACTACCATTAGGTTTTTGTGTACTGTGGATAAAAGTTCTACGATTTTGAATTGTACAATGTTTGTGTCTTGAAATTCATCTACCAGTATCCATTTGTATTTTTCCGATTCTTTTAGTCTTATTGCTTTGTTAGTTGACAATATTTGTAATGTGTGTATCAGTAGATCATCGTAATCAACGGCATTTTGATTTTGTTTTTCTTGTTGGTACCTGACCAATATTTGTTCTATTGTATGTTCTTGTTCTAAATATCTTGGGTTGTATTTTACAATTGCTTCTCTAAGGGATGTAAGTGTATTGTTCATGTATGAAGCGATGGAAAGTAGTTGTTTTGCCGTTGGGATAGTTTTTCTTTCTGATTTTGGTATGAGTTGGCTTCTTGTGCTTTCCATAAGATCTTTTGCATCTTCGCTGTCCAGTATGGTAAAATTTGATTTTAATCCTATTAGTCTACCATATCGCCTTAAGAATAAGTTACATACATGGTGAAAGGTACCTGCTGTTATTCCGTTTAGATTTGATTTTGAGACTACTTTTGCGCGTTGAAGCATTTCCCTTGCTGCGGCTTTTGTGAATGTTACGAGCATTATTTCGTTTGGTTTTATTCCAGAATCTATTAGATGTGCTATCTTGTAAGTTATTACCCTTGTTTTTCCGCTTCCTGGACCTGCAATTACAAGTGTTTTCCCGCTTGATTCTACAACCGCTTTATATTGTTCTTCATCAAGTTTGAGCTTTAAGTCTTCTATCATAGTTTCATCCTTTCTTTTTTAATATTTCTAATAGTAATAATAATATGAGGTTTAAAAGTGGAAAGTTGTGAGTTTAGATATTTGGTAAAGTCCTTTGAATATTTAATTTTTTTGCTTTCCATTTTTTTAACTGATAACTAACCAGGAGTTGGTTATATGTGTAAAAGATATTTAAAGTAGCTATTTTTTGTGGAAAGTTTTCCAAAAAGCCTTTTAAAATGGGATATTTTTAAATTTATTGTTTTTTTCATGGTAAGAAACATAGTGTTTTGGAAAGCAAAATTCTTACCACGTGGTTAGAAATCAATATATAGTACTAATATATTTCCAAAGTACAATATATAGTATGGTAACTTTCCAATAAACTTTCCAATTAAAGTAATATTACATTTTTTTCCAAATACGCCTTTGCAAGTGTGAGCATTTGTCCCCAACCAAATGCACAACCATACCTTATGTCTATTTCATCTAGTGTTTTTATCAACGTATGATCTATAATGCTTATCCAAGTTCCACCTTCTATATTTTCCTGAAATTTCATTGTAACCTTTGATCGAAATCCATCTTCGTATTCATACCACCAAAATTCCCATAGTTTATATGGTATTATTTCCACGGTATATCCTTTGTCAGTTACTACTTCCTTTGTTAACCTTTCCCATCTAAAAAATATTTCTCCACCATCCTTTAGTTCCATTTTCATACCATCTGTAAACCATGGATCCCATCCATTTTTATTTACAAACGTATTCCATACTTTTTTCAAAGGTGCATCTATGTACTCTATAAATTTCATAGGTGTTAGTTTTAACATTATTTTACCCCTTTCTAATTGATAAAAGAATTCCAAGGGCTATTGAAAGCATAGCAGCTGTAAGTACTCTATATTGAGATGGCAGAAGAAAAGTAAATGTATGAGCAGGTATCCAAAAAAATGGAATGGTTTTTAACACGACAAATCCTACGTATTTGTTCCAATCAATGGTATTTACAACATCGGATAGCTTAATAGAAAGTATTTTTGAAATTTTCCCATCTCCCAGGTCTATAAATGTATCTGTTATCCTATGAAAAGCCATAAAAGTAGGTGCAAAAATAAGGTTCATAAGTATACTGGTAAAAAATGCGTGGACAAACTTACCGTTCCCTGGAAGAAGATCTTTTTCCATTACCACATATGTGCCACTTGCAAATAATTCAAATACGAGTACAAAACACATTCCGAGAAATCCCCAAACAATAAATCTATATACTATTCCTTTTGGAATGATATATCTTCTCTTTTGAAGTCTAATGGATAAAATTTCACCCATGGTTGCAAGTACAGAAACCTTTAAAAACCCCATTAGATATGGATGTGTTTTATTTAATGATATGTAGATATCATGTGTGGGTTTAAATATAAGTAAAAATACAATAAAAAGAAATGTTGATATCCATATTATGTCTCCTTTTTTCATTTTCATACCTCCTTATGTATCTCTTTCAATTAATTCAGGTTTAAAAACAGCGGTGTGTTTTTTACGAACGTACCCTTTAATTTTTTTTAGTAATATTTCACCTGCGGTTCTTCCCATTTCTTTTATTGGTTGTTTAATTGTGGTTATGTTTAATATATTTGAAAGTGTTAGATTATCAAATCCACATAGGTAGAAGTCTTCTTTCGGTTCAAACCCCTTTACCCGTGCAAATTCAATGACCGGGAATGCAAAGTAATCTGTTGTTGTAAATATTAGTGCTTTTTTTGCTATGGTAAATATTGTTTTTGCAGTTTTAAATGCATCTAACCAATCGAGTTCTATTTCAAATATTTTTTTTACTTTTCTACCTTTTCTTTCAATTGATTCTATAAATCCATTTACCCTTTCTTCGAAGACTGTACTTTCAAGTTTTGATTTTCTGCTATGGGTTATTACAAAAAGCTCACCATCAAAATTTGAAAGGTAGTCTCCTGCAATCATACCACCGTAAAAATTATCCACAATTACAGAGTCGTATTTTTCTGAATCAAATTCTACTGAAACCACTGGCATATTTTTTGGTATGTATTGTTTAAGCAACTTATCCACATTTAGTGCATCTACTATTAACCCATCTGTTCCCAATACAAAATCTGAGCTTTCCCTTACAAATCTGTACCTGTTTTCGCTGTAAAGAGGATATACAAAAGATGTATATCCTTCTTTTTCAAATACTTCGTCTATTCCAGAAAGAAGGAGTTGATGAAATTCTCCAACCATTTGTGGGAAGATGGTGGTGATGATCTTTGTATGACCACTTGATAATCTCCTTGCATGTGGATTTGGCATATACCCCAATTCTTCTATAATCTTTAATACGTGTTCTTTTGTTTTTGGATTTACATGTGGACTGTTGTTTATAACCCTTGAAACAGTTCCAACCCCTACTCCTGCTTTTCTAGCAACGTCTTTTATGGTAACAGTCTTTTTTTTCATGATAAAATCCTCCTCAATAAATTAAATGCGTTTAGTGCAGATTTTTCCCTTATTATTTCTCTATTACCTCTAAAGAAAAATTTTTCTACCAGATAGTAATCATTTTCTCTTTTATATGCACATATCCAAACTGTTCCAACGGGTTTCTCTTTCGTTCCACCTGTAGGGCCAGCGATACCTGATACGGCAACAGCATAATCTGTATCTAGAAAATAACTTACTTCCTTTGCCATTTCCATAACGCATTCTTTACTAACTGCTCCATATTTTTGGATAGTGTTTTTGTTTACATTTAATACTTTTTCTTTTACTTTGTTTGAATATGCAACAATTGCGCCTTTAAAGACTTTTGAAATACCGGGTATACTAACAAATTTTGCTGAAATAAGTCCACCTGTACAAGATTCAGCAAAAGATACAGATTTTCCTTCTAACTTTTTAAAAACGACTTCTTCAATAGTTTCATTGTCAAGAGCGTAAATGTGGTCTGAAAGTTTTTCTTTTAGTAACTTTACTATTTCATCTACTTTTTCTTTTTTACCGGTAAACCTTAGCTCTACCCCTGAAATATGACTTGCTAGAGTTGCCACATTTACGTCCTTGTATTTGTAAATTATGTCTTTGTATTTTTCCACTAAAATAGCTTCTGGGATTCCTAAAGTTTTTATTCTTTTTTGATAAATTTTTTCAAATTTTTCTAAAAACTTTAATGATTCTTCGAAAATGGGTTTCATTTCAACAGGTGGACCTGGCAAGATTATTATTTGTTTTTCACCGATTTGTAAAATTTGTCCTGGAGCAGTTCCAACTGGATTTTCTATTATCCTTGCACCGTTTATTACCCATGCTTGTTTTTCTATGTTTTTTGGTATTTCACTATGGAATTCTTTAACTTTTTTCAAAATGGAATTGTATAGTTTTTCATTAAAAATTAGTTCTTTTCCAACAGTTTTGGAAATTGCCTCTCTAGTTAAGTCATCTTCTGTGGGGCCAAGTCCCCCTGTTGTAATTAACAGATCAGCTTTTTTTAATGAATCTCTAATTTCTTCCACCAATATTTCTAAATCATCAGGCAAGGTATTAATTGCAACGGTTTTGTAGCCAATTTCTAAAAGCTTTTTTGATATGTATTTTGAGTTTGTATCTATGATAATTCCTTCAACTAATTCGTTCCCAATTGCCAAAATTATAGATTTTTTCACAAAAATTCACCTCTTTTGATTTTTTTGGAACGTTTCCAAATATATGATACCACAAAAAATTTAAAGCTGTAACTTTAAAGAAACACGAAATATAACAAAAAATAGTAAAATTTTACTAAAAGGAGGGATAACATGCCTCAAAAGTTTATTGTTGTCACAGGTGGGGTTTTAAGTGGAATAGGGAAAGGGATTTTTTCAGCATCCCTTGCAAGACTTTTAAAAGATAGTGGAATAAATGTAAGTATATTAAAAATTGACCCATATCTTAATGTTGATGCAGGTACAATGAATCCAAACCAACACGGAGAGGTTTTTGTTACAGAAGACGGGTATGAAGCTGATCTCGACTTGGGACATTACGAAAGATTTTTGGGAATAAATGTTTCGAGAAAAAATAATATAACGGCGGGACAGATATATTTTTCAGTAATTCAAAGAGAAAGAGATGGAAAGTATTTAGGCTCTACTGTTCAAATAGTTCCACATGTTACATCTGAGATAAAAGATAGGATAAAGTCAATGGATGGAGATCTTTTGGTAATCGAGATAGGAGGTACAGTAGGAGATATAGAAGGTGAAGTATTTTTAGAAGCCGTAAGAGAACTTGCATTTGAGGTTGGGAGAGAAAACTTTCATTTTGTCCATGTAACTTATGTTCCTTATTTAAGGACCACAAATGAGTTTAAGACAAAACCTACACAGCAATCTGTACAGCTTTTAAGGAGAATAGGTATCCATCCAGATACTATAGTAGTTAGAACGGAAATGCCTATAGACGCAAATAGTTTATTTAAAGTAGCACTTTTTAGCGGTGTTCCGAAAAATCGAGTAATCAATTTACCCGATGTTTCTAACGTTTATGAGGTTCCCGACGTATTACATTCTTTAGGCATTCATAGATTAATATCTGAGAAATTGGGGTTAAATATTTATGATAAATTTTCGTGGAGTTATCCAAAGTCATTTGAACTTTTGAAGATAGGAATTGTTGGGAAATACTTAGGAACCGATGATGCGTACAAGAGCATAATTGAGTCTGTTTACCTTTCAGGAGCACAAAAACCAGTGGTAATCGATGCACAAGAATTAGAAGACATGACAGAGGAGCAGGTAAAAGATTATTTAGATGATTTTGATGCATTAATAATCCCCGGTGGATTTGGAAGAAGGGGAATTGAAGGAAAGATAAAGGCAATAAAGTATGCACGAGAAAATAGAAAACCAATACTTGGAATATGTCTTGGAATGCAACTTATGGCCATTGAATTTGCAAGGAATGTTGGAGGATATAAAGGGGCAAATTCAACGGAGTTTGATGCAGATACACCTTATCCTGTGGTTAACATGATGGAATCTCAAAAGGAGATTTTAAAACTTGGAGGTACAATGAGACTTGGAGCTCAAAAAACCAATATTTTGAAAAATACACTTTTAAGCAAAATATATGAAGACCAGGAAGTAGTCTATGAAAGACATAGACATAGATATGAGGTGGATGCAGAGGCGTTTTCCGATATCTTTAAAAAACCAGGTGAGGAAGGATATAAACTAACAATTTCTGCAGTATCTGATTTTGTTGAAGCAGTAGAATTGGATGATCATCCATTTTTCTTGGGAGTGCAATATCACCCAGAGTATAGATCAAAAGTTGGAAATCCACATCCAATATTTAAATGGTTGGTAAAAGCTGCAGGAGGAAATGTTAGATGATAGATTATCATGTTCACAGTAATTTTTCTGCAGATTCACAATCAAAAATTGATGAAATATTGTTTTTTGCAAAGAATTTAAATATTATAATCACGGATCATTACGAAGTAGTTGCAGAAGATGAGAAATTTAAGTTTAATGTTGATGTTTATATAGAAGAAATGAAAAAGAGAGAATTACCTGTTGGAGTCGAATTTGGCTGGGATGGAAAAAGCAAAATAGATATAGAGTTAAAAAAATTTGATTTTGTTATTCTTTCAAACCATCTTGTATATAAGGAAGAAAGTACACAGAAAGCATATGAAAAATATTTAATAGATCTGTATGATTTTGTAGACAAAATAGATGATTTTCACGTGCTTGGTCACCTTGACTTTCCAAGGAGGTTTTCAAAAAATAACGAACCTTTTTCAAAAGAACTTTACCTAATAATTGAGGATATCTTTAAATTGATTTTAGAAAAGGGAAAGACTATAGAGGTAAATGCAGCTGGGATTTTTAGGTATGGAGAACCAAATCCTTCAATTGATATTTTAAAGATTTTTAAGCGTATTGGAGGGAAATATGTTACAATAGGTTCTGATGCACATAAGATAGAGGATATTGGAAGGGGAATTGGTAAGGTGATAGACATTCTAAAAGAAGTGGGGATACATTATTTGATGGTGTATAATGAGGGAAAATATCTTTTAAAAAATATAAAGGAGGAGATAGTATGATTAGTGCAAAGCTTGTCAAGGAGTTAAGAGATAGAACAGGTGCAGGAATGATGGAATGTAAAAAAGCATTGGAAGAAGCGAACGGAGATATTGAAAAAGCCATTGAAGTTTTGAGAAAAAGAGGTATAGCAAAGGCCGCAAAGAAAGCATCAAGGGAAACCGGCGAGGGAATTATTGCTTCATATGTCCACTTTAACAAGAAAATAGGTGTATTGGTAGAATTAAATTGTGAAACTGACTTTGTTGCAAGAACAGAGGAATTTCAAGAACTTGGCAACAAGATAGCAATGCATGTTGCTGCAATGTCCCCAAGATGGGTAAAAAGAGAGGATGTCCCACAAGAGGTTATAGAAAAAGAAAAGGAAATTTATAGAGAACAGCTTAAGGATTCTGGAAAACCAGAACACGTTATCGAAAAGATAATTGAAGGAAAACTTAACAAGTTTTTTGAAGAAAATTGTTTGTACGAACAAAAGTTTGCATTTGACGAAGAAAAAATGGTTGAAGATATGATTAAAGAAGCTATTGCAAAGATTGGGGAAAATATAAAAGTTTCAAGATTTGTCAAATTTACAGTTGGTGAGTAATTAAAAAAATTGTTATGTAGTTTTATCAGCAGAGGTGATATAAATAAAAAACATGGCTTCGGTACAATACCGAAGCTATGTTTTTTATCTTAACCTAATACAAGTATAATATGTATTCTTCCATTGATTACTAAGTATGAGCTATAAAGTCAAGGAAAAACATACATATTTTTTCGCTTTTGGGAATGTTTATTTGGACAGAGTAAATTAAGAGAGGTTTTTAATTATTACAAGACTTATATCATCTTTTTGGTAATCATCTTTATTAAGTTCCATGGCACTTTTATAAATTTCTCTTAAATTTTGAGTTTTTTCGAAAAGTTTTGCAAGTCCTTTTGCTGTGAGCATTTTCTCTTGTGAGATTTTCATTTCAGTTATACCATCCGAATAAAATAATACCGTGTTTTTACTTAGATCAAGAATTGTCGGAGTTATTTTTGAGTCTATTAATCCCATACCTATGGGAAATGTACGTGAAACTTTAACTATATTTGCCTTGTTTCCATTAAATACTATTGGATCAGGGTGTCCACAACTTATTATCTTGATTTTATTATCTTCTATTTTGCCAATAATCGTGGTAAAGTAATTTTCATTACATATATTTTTCGATTTTTCCTCTAGAATTAATGGAAAATCATCTATTTCTATATTTACATTGTTTTCAAGTATGGCATCTATCATTATTTTAATTGAAGTTGAAAGTAAGGCTGCACCTAATCCGTGGCCACTTACATCAATTAACATAATCCATGGATGATTGTAATAGATGAAATCTCCACCAATGACATTTGATGGATAGTAAATAAATTTTACAAACTCATTTTCTTTGGGGAGTAGAAAATTTTGAATATCAAAAGCTTTTTTAAGCTCAGCATCTATATTAGTTGCATCCTCAAACATTTCAACTGCTCCAATGATTTCTCCAAATTTATTTTTTAAAGGAAAGGCATAAACATTAACAGGGATTCTTTCTCCTCTTTTTGTTAGAGAATATACAGCAAATGGCACTCTAAAGAACTTTCCACTTCTTATTGACCTTACAAGGGGACAGAGGTCGGTATTACATACAATTATTCCATTTCTATCAATATGTTTTAATACGTTATTTGAACAGGAATAACCAACAACTTCTTCTTGTGAATAGCCAATTAGCTTTTCTGCTGCTTTATTCCAGAATCTAATAATTCTCTTAGTGTCGACAATATAAGATGGAATATTTATATTTTCAAGAAAGTCTATCATGTTATATTTGTTTAAGTTTTCTTTTAGATTCATAGTTTTAAACCTTTCTTTTATAGAGTATTATTTGAATTCTGTCGGAAACATCTTCCGATGTATCTGAAATATCGGCTATTCTATGTACTAATTTTTTTAGTTGTATTTTTTCTGCAAGTGAAATATTAAGGGAAAATAATTTCCTTATAGTTTCTCTTTCTATTTCATCTGTTTCATGTTCAAACTTTTCCGTTTCTACTATCATTTCGCTTGCCTTTTCGAAATCTTTAAACATCTCTTTTGCCGCCTTTTTTAACGCTTGATATGTTTCAAGCGATTTTTCAACTAATATAATAATATTTTCTTTAATTTCCTTTGGGATTATAAGATTTTGTAAGTCTATTTCGTCGGCTACGGATTCGGCCTTATTTGCTATTCTATCTAGAGCTTCTATAGTTCCTAGAAGATCTCCTCTAAAGTTTGGTAAAAAAGCCCCAGAATACATTTCAAGCTCTGCTTTTCTCCTAATTTTATCAGCTTCTGTTTCTTGCTTTCTT is a genomic window containing:
- a CDS encoding ATP-dependent helicase, whose protein sequence is MIEDLKLKLDEEQYKAVVESSGKTLVIAGPGSGKTRVITYKIAHLIDSGIKPNEIMLVTFTKAAAREMLQRAKVVSKSNLNGITAGTFHHVCNLFLRRYGRLIGLKSNFTILDSEDAKDLMESTRSQLIPKSERKTIPTAKQLLSIASYMNNTLTSLREAIVKYNPRYLEQEHTIEQILVRYQQEKQNQNAVDYDDLLIHTLQILSTNKAIRLKESEKYKWILVDEFQDTNIVQFKIVELLSTVHKNLMVVGDDAQSIYSFRGARFENVIDFQKEATTFKIQTNYRSSQEIVNFINEMLPKKSIKKKLKATRTTGIKPFLVQVFDHYDEADFVANEILNFQHNGISLNEIAVLYRAHAHSLELQLALSKHNIPFKLYSGLRFTETAHVKDCLAFLKTTVNFEEKISWIRILKLATGIGNIKAENYAEKLSKHGYDAFNEIKEKSKDFHILRDTIKEAIDIQNPGERIKLFYINFYNKKMEEKFEDYRERKEDIERLIEMATFYKIPELFLNDILVSESYEIESENSEKEKVTLTTVHQAKGLEWKVVFILSVNPGDFPHIMSFRENNLDEEERLFYVAITRAKDYLYIIHSVGGSSRIFYGNDYILRRGKSFIDDIPFHLVEHLEYGVEK
- a CDS encoding SRPBCC family protein, with protein sequence MLKLTPMKFIEYIDAPLKKVWNTFVNKNGWDPWFTDGMKMELKDGGEIFFRWERLTKEVVTDKGYTVEIIPYKLWEFWWYEYEDGFRSKVTMKFQENIEGGTWISIIDHTLIKTLDEIDIRYGCAFGWGQMLTLAKAYLEKNVILL
- a CDS encoding LacI family DNA-binding transcriptional regulator, with product MKKKTVTIKDVARKAGVGVGTVSRVINNSPHVNPKTKEHVLKIIEELGYMPNPHARRLSSGHTKIITTIFPQMVGEFHQLLLSGIDEVFEKEGYTSFVYPLYSENRYRFVRESSDFVLGTDGLIVDALNVDKLLKQYIPKNMPVVSVEFDSEKYDSVIVDNFYGGMIAGDYLSNFDGELFVITHSRKSKLESTVFEERVNGFIESIERKGRKVKKIFEIELDWLDAFKTAKTIFTIAKKALIFTTTDYFAFPVIEFARVKGFEPKEDFYLCGFDNLTLSNILNITTIKQPIKEMGRTAGEILLKKIKGYVRKKHTAVFKPELIERDT
- a CDS encoding competence/damage-inducible protein A → MKKSIILAIGNELVEGIIIDTNSKYISKKLLEIGYKTVAINTLPDDLEILVEEIRDSLKKADLLITTGGLGPTEDDLTREAISKTVGKELIFNEKLYNSILKKVKEFHSEIPKNIEKQAWVINGARIIENPVGTAPGQILQIGEKQIIILPGPPVEMKPIFEESLKFLEKFEKIYQKRIKTLGIPEAILVEKYKDIIYKYKDVNVATLASHISGVELRFTGKKEKVDEIVKLLKEKLSDHIYALDNETIEEVVFKKLEGKSVSFAESCTGGLISAKFVSIPGISKVFKGAIVAYSNKVKEKVLNVNKNTIQKYGAVSKECVMEMAKEVSYFLDTDYAVAVSGIAGPTGGTKEKPVGTVWICAYKRENDYYLVEKFFFRGNREIIREKSALNAFNLLRRILS
- a CDS encoding CTP synthase, yielding MPQKFIVVTGGVLSGIGKGIFSASLARLLKDSGINVSILKIDPYLNVDAGTMNPNQHGEVFVTEDGYEADLDLGHYERFLGINVSRKNNITAGQIYFSVIQRERDGKYLGSTVQIVPHVTSEIKDRIKSMDGDLLVIEIGGTVGDIEGEVFLEAVRELAFEVGRENFHFVHVTYVPYLRTTNEFKTKPTQQSVQLLRRIGIHPDTIVVRTEMPIDANSLFKVALFSGVPKNRVINLPDVSNVYEVPDVLHSLGIHRLISEKLGLNIYDKFSWSYPKSFELLKIGIVGKYLGTDDAYKSIIESVYLSGAQKPVVIDAQELEDMTEEQVKDYLDDFDALIIPGGFGRRGIEGKIKAIKYARENRKPILGICLGMQLMAIEFARNVGGYKGANSTEFDADTPYPVVNMMESQKEILKLGGTMRLGAQKTNILKNTLLSKIYEDQEVVYERHRHRYEVDAEAFSDIFKKPGEEGYKLTISAVSDFVEAVELDDHPFFLGVQYHPEYRSKVGNPHPIFKWLVKAAGGNVR
- a CDS encoding PHP domain-containing protein; this encodes MIDYHVHSNFSADSQSKIDEILFFAKNLNIIITDHYEVVAEDEKFKFNVDVYIEEMKKRELPVGVEFGWDGKSKIDIELKKFDFVILSNHLVYKEESTQKAYEKYLIDLYDFVDKIDDFHVLGHLDFPRRFSKNNEPFSKELYLIIEDIFKLILEKGKTIEVNAAGIFRYGEPNPSIDILKIFKRIGGKYVTIGSDAHKIEDIGRGIGKVIDILKEVGIHYLMVYNEGKYLLKNIKEEIV
- the tsf gene encoding translation elongation factor Ts produces the protein MISAKLVKELRDRTGAGMMECKKALEEANGDIEKAIEVLRKRGIAKAAKKASRETGEGIIASYVHFNKKIGVLVELNCETDFVARTEEFQELGNKIAMHVAAMSPRWVKREDVPQEVIEKEKEIYREQLKDSGKPEHVIEKIIEGKLNKFFEENCLYEQKFAFDEEKMVEDMIKEAIAKIGENIKVSRFVKFTVGE
- a CDS encoding SpoIIE family protein phosphatase, encoding MNLKENLNKYNMIDFLENINIPSYIVDTKRIIRFWNKAAEKLIGYSQEEVVGYSCSNNVLKHIDRNGIIVCNTDLCPLVRSIRSGKFFRVPFAVYSLTKRGERIPVNVYAFPLKNKFGEIIGAVEMFEDATNIDAELKKAFDIQNFLLPKENEFVKFIYYPSNVIGGDFIYYNHPWIMLIDVSGHGLGAALLSTSIKIMIDAILENNVNIEIDDFPLILEEKSKNICNENYFTTIIGKIEDNKIKIISCGHPDPIVFNGNKANIVKVSRTFPIGMGLIDSKITPTILDLSKNTVLFYSDGITEMKISQEKMLTAKGLAKLFEKTQNLREIYKSAMELNKDDYQKDDISLVIIKNLS
- a CDS encoding TIGR00153 family protein, with translation MSLFFGKKEQIVIELFEKHLDAVEETIKKLAKVVEEENLEKRKQLSEGVRKQETEADKIRRKAELEMYSGAFLPNFRGDLLGTIEALDRIANKAESVADEIDLQNLIIPKEIKENIIILVEKSLETYQALKKAAKEMFKDFEKASEMIVETEKFEHETDEIERETIRKLFSLNISLAEKIQLKKLVHRIADISDTSEDVSDRIQIILYKRKV